One segment of Ipomoea triloba cultivar NCNSP0323 chromosome 12, ASM357664v1 DNA contains the following:
- the LOC115998168 gene encoding probable arabinosyltransferase ARAD1, which produces MEERNGQSVGVGIFCKKSSLSCLFTLTSIFCFLSWFSMLQSSNQPLSSIDLSISPNFNPLAVVHDDQTLVRNGLDTGIGVESSCKQQLKVFMYDLPPEFHFGLLGWNKPVEGQKKSVWPDIRTEVPPYPGGLNLQHSIEYWLTLDLLYSEFADLSGQRSAVRVLNSSDADVVFVPFFSSVCYNRFSRLQPHQKMSTNALLQQKLVTFLTAQEEWKRSGGKDHVILAHHPNSLLDARTKLWPAMFILSDFGRYPPNIANVEKDIVAPYKHVVRNYINDSSDFDSRPTLLYFQGAIYRKDGGYVRQELFYLLKDEKDVHFSFGSIQNDGINQAALGMQASKFCLNIAGDTPSSNRLFDAIASHCVPVIISDEIELPYEDILDYSEFCIFVRTADALKGKFLINFIRSIGKEEWSRMWIKLKEVEKLFEYQFPSEEKGAVQMIWEAIARKLPAAKMKIHRNWRFSPTNARSQ; this is translated from the exons ATGGAAGAGAGAAATGGGCAGTCAGTGGGAGTGGGAATCTTTTGTAAAAAGTCCTCCTTGTCTTGTTTGTTCACACTTACTTCCATCTTCTGCTTCTTGTCTTGGTTTTCAATGTTGCAATCCTCTAATCAGCCCCTCTCTTCTATTGACCTTAGTATATCACCCAACTTTAACCCTCTGGCTGTAGTACATGATGATCAAACCTTGGTAAGGAATGGTTTGGATACTGGGATAGGAGTAGAATCTAGTTGTAAGCAGCAATTAAAGGTGTTTATGTATGATTTGCCCCCAGAATTTCACTTTGGGCTGCTGGGTTGGAACAAGCCTGTTGAGGGGCAGAAGAAGAGTGTATGGCCAGATATTAGAACTGAGGTCCCACCATATCCAGGAGGGTTGAATTTGCAGCACAGCATAGAGTATTGGTTGACATTGGATCTTTTGTATTCTGAATTTGCTGATTTGAGTGGCCAAAGAAGCGCCGTTCGAGTGCTGAATTCGAGCGATGCTGATGTAGTTTTTGTTCCATTCTTTTCGTCGGTGTGCTATAACCGGTTTTCTAGGCTGCAGCCACACCAGAAAATGAGCACAAATGCTTTACTGCAACAAAAATTGGTCACTTTCTTAACAGCTCAAGAGGAATGGAAGAGATCTGGGGGGAAAGATCATGTCATTCTCGCCCATCATCCTAATAGCTTATTAGATGCGCGAACGAAGCTTTGGCCTGCAATGTTCATTCTTTCTGATTTTGGAAGGTATCCTCCCAATATAGCAAACGTCGAGAAAGACATTGTTGCGCCTTACAAGCACGTTGTGAGGAACTATATCAATGACTCGTCTGACTTTGATAGCCGCCCAACTTTGCTGTATTTCCAAGGAGCTATATACAGAAAAGAT GGTGGATATGTGCGGCAAGAGTTATTCTACCTTCTAAAAGACGAGAAAGATGTACACTTCTCATTTGGAAGCATTCAAAATGATGGCATAAACCAAGCCGCGCTAGGGATGCAGGCCTCCAAGTTCTGCCTCAACATCGCGGGGGACACTCCCTCATCAAACCGCCTCTTTGATGCCATCGCGAGCCATTGCGTCCCCGTGATCATCAGCGACGAGATAGAGCTTCCATACGAAGACATACTCGACTACTCAGAGTTCTGCATTTTTGTTCGCACAGCAGACGCCCTCAAGGGCAAATTCCTCATAAACTTCATCAGAAGCATCGGaaaagaagagtggagtaggatGTGGATTAAGCTGAAAGAGGTTGAAAAACTGTTTGAGTATCAGTTTCCTTCAGAAGAGAAGGGTGCTGTCCAAATGATCTGGGAAGCCATTGCCAGGAAGCTCCCTGCTGCAAAAATGAAGATACACAGAAACTGGAGATTTTCTCCAACTAATGCCAGATCACAATGA
- the LOC116000159 gene encoding cationic amino acid transporter 2, vacuolar-like: protein MGFVSDWQKSGGCERGYFAGGLRSLVRRKQVDSAAAHSNPSSSSSPPSSSGHGRVHHHQLAKALTVPHLIAIGVGSTVGAGVYILVGTVAREHTGPALTISFLIAGIAAALSAFCYAELASRCPSAGSAYHYSYICVGEGVAWLIGWALILEYTIGGSAVARGISPNLALLFGGQDSLPIFLARQTIPGLNIVVDPCAAILVCIVTGLLCVGIKESTMAQGFITMANICAMVFVIVVGGYLGFKTGWPGYDLPVGYFPFGVNGMLAGASTVFFSYIGFDTVASTSEEVKNPQRDLPLGIGLALLICCMLYMLVSAVIVGLVPYYAMDPDTPISTAFGSYGIEWAVYIITTGACTALCSTLLGSLLPQPRILMAMARDGLLPSFFSDVNKHTQVPVKSTLVTGLLSGALAFFMNVDQLAGMVSVGTLLAFTVVAISVLILRYVPPDEVPLPPSFQEAIDAVTIRYSGSEDNADITKTATVTMDSDLPLLVKAPVWHPLPEKAAAQFSCLVSERRKVAGWAIVLTCIGVLVLASAASSVGLPNSPRFILSGIGGFLVLSGLLVLTFIHQDDARHNFGHSGGFVCPFVPLLPIACILINVYLLINLGGATWARVSVWLLIGMIVYILYGRSHSKLQDAVYVPAAHVDEIYRNSDFSLP, encoded by the exons ATGGGATTTGTTTCTGATTGGCAAAAGAGTGGCGGTTGTGAAAGAGGGTATTTTGCTGGGGGCTTGAGAAGCCTTGTGAGGAGGAAGCAGGTTGATTCTGCCGCTGCTCATTCAAATCCATCATCATCCtcttctcctccttcttcttccgGGCATGGCAGAGTGCATCATCATCAGTTGGCTAAGGCATTGACCGTCCCTCACCTAATTGCCATAG gtgTTGGTTCCACAGTTGGTGCTGGGGTTTATATTCTAGTTGGCACTGTTGCCAGAGAGCATACAGGTCCAGCCCTCACCATTTCCTTTTTGATAGCTGGGATAGCAGCTGCTCTCTCTGCCTTCTGCTATGCTGAGCTTGCAAGCCGTTGCCCTTCAGCTGGGAGTGCCTATCATTATTCCTACATATGCGTTGGAGAAGG AGTTGCTTGGTTGATTGGATGGGCACTGATACTGGAATACACAATTGGAGGTTCTGCAGTAGCACGCGGCATATCTCCAAATCTG GCTTTGCTCTTTGGAGGTCAGGACAGTCTCCCAATCTTTTTAGCTCGTCAAACAATCCCTGGGCTTAATATTGTTGTGGACCCATGTGCGGCAATATTAGTTTGCATAGTCACTGGGCTTCTATGTGTGGGAATCAAGGAg AGTACAATGGCACAAGGATTTATCACAATGGCCAATATATGTGCCATGGTTTTTGTAATTGTTGTTGGTGGATACCTGGGCTTCAAAACTGGATGGCCTGGTTATGACCTTCCTGTTGG GTATTTTCCCTTTGGGGTTAATGGAATGCTTGCTGGGGCTTCAACCGTATTCTTTTCATACATTGGGTTCGATACAGTCGCTAGTACATCTGAGGAG GTGAAGAATCCTCAGCGCGACTTGCCATTGGGGATCGGCCTGGCATTGCTTATATGCTGCATGTTATATATGTTAGTCTCTGCTGTTATTGTAGGTTTGGTCCCTTATTACGCTATGGATCCTGATACCCCAATCTCCACTGCATTTGGGAGCTATGGTATTGAATGGGCAGT ATATATAATAACTACTGGAGCCTGTACTGCTCTTTGCTCTACACTGTTGGGTTCCCTCTTACCTCAG CCACGGATACTTATGGCTATGGCTAGGGATGGGTTGTTGCCATCATTTTTTTCAGATGTTAACAAACATACTCAAGTTCCAGTCAAGAGCACTTTAGTGACTGGTTTACTTTCTGGAGCCTTAGCATTCTTCATGAATGTTGATCAGTTAGCTGGAATG GTTAGTGTTGGTACACTTCTTGCATTCACTGTGGTGGCAATTTCTGTGCTCATACTGCGGTATGTTCCACCAGATGAGGTGCCCCTTCCACCTTCTTTTCAGGAGGCAATAGATGCAGTAACTATCCGCTATAGTGGCAGTGAAGATAATGCAGATATTACCAAAACTGCTACTGTGACCATGGATAGTGACCTTCCACTGTTAGTCAAGGCACCTGTTTGGCATCCTCTTCCAGAGAAAGCAGCAGCTCAGTTCAGCT GTTTAGTAAGTGAAAGGCGGAAAGTTGCTGGATGGGCTATCGTATTGACCTGTATTGGAGTGCTTGTACTTGCTTCTGCTGCTTCGAGTGTTGGCCTGCCAAA TTCTCCGAGGTTCATACTTTCTGGAATTGGTGGATTCCTTGTGCTATCTGGTTTATTGGTGCTGACTTTCATACACCAAGATGATGCAAGGCACAACTTTGGACATTCAGGAG GTTTTGTTTGTCCATTTGTTCCCCTCTTGCCAATCGCCTGCATTCTCATCAACGTCTACTTGTTAATAAATCTTGG TGGTGCAACTTGGGCCCGTGTATCTGTATGGTTGCTAATAGGAATGATTGTTTATATTTTGTACGGGCGAAGCCACAGCAAACTGCAAGATGCAGTTTATGTACCTGCAGCACATGTAGATGAAATTTACAGGAATTCTGATTTCTCTTTGCCATAG